The window GCCTGAGGCTGCACCTGACCGATATCCTCTCATTTACGGACGACACACATGACATATAATATCGCAATTCTTGGCGCTTCAGGCTATACCGGAGCCGAGCTGATCCGGTTGATTTCCGGTCACTCTTTCATGAAAATCAAAGCTTTGGGTGGAAACTCGAAAGCGGGGCAGAGCATGACATCTGTGTTCCCGCACCTGCGCCATCTGGATCTGCCTGATCTGGTGACGATGGACGACATCGATTTTTCCCAGATTGACCTGTGCTTTTGCGCGCTGCCGCACAAGACCTCGCAAGAGGTGATCGCACAGCTGCCCAAAGACCTTAAGATCGTTGACTTGTCTGCCGACTTCCGGCTGCGCGATCCCGAGGAATACGCGCGCTGGTATGGTAATCCACATGCCGCGTTGGAGCAGCAGGCCGAGGCCGTATATGGCCTGACCGAGTTTTACCGTGAAGAGATCAAGACCGCGCGTCTGGTCGCCGGCACAGGCTGCAACGCGGCCACGGGGCAGTTTGCCCTGCGGCCATTGATCACAGCTGGCCTGATTGATCTGGATGACATCATTCTTGATCTCAAGTGTGCGGTGTCCGGCGCAGGCCGCGCGCTGAAGGAAAATCTGCTGCATGCAGAGTTGTCCGAAGGCTACCACGCTTATGCCTTGGGCGGTACGCACCGCCATCTGGGCGAGTTTGATCAGGAGTTCTCAGCGCTTGCCGGGCGCCCTGTGAAAGTCCAGTTTACGCCGCACCTGATGCCTGCAAACCGCGGAATTCTTGCGACAATCTATGTAAAGGGTGACCCACAGGCGATTCATGGCGCATTGCAGGACGCCTATGCGGCAGAGCCGTTCATTGACGTATTGCCCTTCGGAGAAGCGCCTTCGACCCGCCATATCCGTGGTTCGAACTTTTGCCATATCGGGGTGACCGGGGACCGGATCGAAGGACGCGCCATTGTGGTTGCCGCGCTTGATAACCTGACCAAAGGGTCGTCAGGCCAAGCGTTGCAAAACGCAAATCTGATGTTAGGTATTGAAGAGACAGAGGGGCTGATGATGGCGCCCCTGTTCCCATGACCTTGTGAGGCCCGCATGAAAAGTCTGAAAAAACAGCGCCGTATTCAACTGATCGCTGTGGCGGTTGTCGCGCTGATCGGCTCGACCGCTTTGATCGGCTATGGCATGCGGGACGGTATCAATTTCTTCCGCGCCCCCAGTCAGGTGATGGATGAGCCGCCTTCACCGACAGAGGTTTTCCGCATTGGCGGGCTGGTCGAAGAGGGCACTCTTAAACGGGGAGAGGGCGAGCAGATCAGCTTTTCTGTAACAGATGGCGGGGCAAGTGTTCCAGTGATCTATGCTGGTGTGTTGCCTGACCTGTTCGGTGAAAATGAAGGCATGGTCGGCACAGGTCGCTACATTAATGGTGTCTTTCAAGCCACTGAAATTCTTGCGCGACATGATGAAACCTATATGCCAAAAGAGGTTGTGGATGCGCTCAAAGAACAAGGCGTCTACAAGGAGCCTGACAGCTAGGAGCGCACGCATAGCTTAGCAGCCGTTAACTTCTTTCAGGCTTGATTTCCCCTAAATTGCGAGGGGAAATGCGATGAACTCTGTCAGGCAGATTGCTCAGGAAATTGTCGACCGCGAAGGCGGGTTTGTGAATGATCCCGATGATCCGGGTGGGGCGACCAACTTCGGGGTGACTATTCACACAATGCGGCGTCTGGGTCTTGATTTGGACCGCGACGGTAGTATCACTGTTGCGGACGTGCGCGCTCTGAGCCGTCCACAGGCAGTGCAGATTTTCCTAGAGCATTACTACAATCGCCCGCTTATAGCGGAATTGCCGCAGCCATTACAGGCGACTGTGTTTGATATGTATGTGAACGCGGGCAGCAATGCGGTGAAAATCCTGCAACAATTGCTGGTCGAAATGGGCTTCAAGGTGGCCGTGGATGGTGCGCTGGGGCCTCAAAGCCTGTCTGCAGTACGCGCGGCCTTTGAGGCTGGACCCGAAGAGATGACCAACGCCTACGGTATCGCGCGGCGCAACTATTATTTCCGCATTGCTGACCGGCGCACATCCAGCCGCAAATACGCCCGCACACGGGCAGGTGGAAAGGGCGGATGGATAAAGCGGGCTGAGGAATTCATCGCCCCGCAATACCACATGACGGCAGCACAATTCAAAGCAAGGACATCAGCATGGGCATGATTGACCGTCTCTTTGGTATCGTTTTCGGGGATAACCGCAACGTGGTGCGTGAAACAGTCGAGGTGTTCCGCGAGAACGCTGAAACAGCAGCGGCGCGCGGAGCAGTTGTTCAGGGGCAGGCGATGGATCAGTACGGGCAGGAGTTCCGTGCATCTGCCAAGGGTGGGTTCGACCGTTTTATGGATGGGGTGAACCGGCTTCCACGTCCGGCGCTTGCTTTGGGAACATTGGGGTTATTCGTATCCGCAATGGTCGCC is drawn from Sulfitobacter sp. S223 and contains these coding sequences:
- the ccmE gene encoding cytochrome c maturation protein CcmE, which gives rise to MKSLKKQRRIQLIAVAVVALIGSTALIGYGMRDGINFFRAPSQVMDEPPSPTEVFRIGGLVEEGTLKRGEGEQISFSVTDGGASVPVIYAGVLPDLFGENEGMVGTGRYINGVFQATEILARHDETYMPKEVVDALKEQGVYKEPDS
- a CDS encoding holin-associated N-acetylmuramidase; this encodes MNSVRQIAQEIVDREGGFVNDPDDPGGATNFGVTIHTMRRLGLDLDRDGSITVADVRALSRPQAVQIFLEHYYNRPLIAELPQPLQATVFDMYVNAGSNAVKILQQLLVEMGFKVAVDGALGPQSLSAVRAAFEAGPEEMTNAYGIARRNYYFRIADRRTSSRKYARTRAGGKGGWIKRAEEFIAPQYHMTAAQFKARTSAWA
- the argC gene encoding N-acetyl-gamma-glutamyl-phosphate reductase gives rise to the protein MTYNIAILGASGYTGAELIRLISGHSFMKIKALGGNSKAGQSMTSVFPHLRHLDLPDLVTMDDIDFSQIDLCFCALPHKTSQEVIAQLPKDLKIVDLSADFRLRDPEEYARWYGNPHAALEQQAEAVYGLTEFYREEIKTARLVAGTGCNAATGQFALRPLITAGLIDLDDIILDLKCAVSGAGRALKENLLHAELSEGYHAYALGGTHRHLGEFDQEFSALAGRPVKVQFTPHLMPANRGILATIYVKGDPQAIHGALQDAYAAEPFIDVLPFGEAPSTRHIRGSNFCHIGVTGDRIEGRAIVVAALDNLTKGSSGQALQNANLMLGIEETEGLMMAPLFP